The nucleotide window GACTATAGTTTTACAATAACTGGGGGTTATTTGATAACCACCGTTTAGGGGTTGAAACCATGTCAATTAAGGATCGGAGGGAAAGGGAGAAGGAAAAAAGACGAAATGACATATTCGCAGCTGCTGAGAAATTATTCTTATCCAGGGGTTATGATGATGTTTCCATGAATGACATAGCTCAGGAAGTTGAACTGAGCAAAGCCACTCTTTATCTCTACTTTGATAACAAGGATGAACTTTTTTTTGCCATTGTTTTGCGCGGGACCCGGATATTAAATTCAATGATCAGGGAAGATGTTAAAAAAGCTAAATCTGGGATTGATAAAGTTTCAGCATTTAGAATGGCTTACCACAATTTTAACAGAGATTATTCTGACTATATTCGCATATATAATTATTTTCAGTCCGGAAGATTTGAAATAGCCTACAAAGAGTCTTTTAAAGACGAAAAATCTTTTAAATCAAAAAAACAATACTCTGACCTTTCTGAACTTCAGAGTGCCAGTGAATATCTTAACAGTATCCATGAGATGCGTATTGAACGGTTCACAATCATGTGTAACTCCGTACAGGACGGAATAGACGATGGCACAATTCGTCCGGATGTGGATCCCGCTGAAGCAGCAGTGTTATTATCTTCTATCTCTAAAAGCATGTCGGACATCCCCCCAGACCATAGGAAAATACTGGAAAAAAGAGGAATTGATCGTGACAAATTTGTAAGAGATGTAGAGAATCTGATCAGACATATGATCATGAGTTATGATCCAGAATAGTTTTAAAAATTTAAATTAACAGTAATGTCACGGTCTTATGACTTATAAAAAAGAGTTTTATATTGAAAATTTTTTAAAATATAATGTTTTTTTAGATATATTCAATTTTATTCAAATAATATAGCTTTTAACAAAATAATATAGCTGATTTTTGATAGTAATACTATTATA belongs to uncultured Methanobacterium sp. and includes:
- a CDS encoding helix-turn-helix domain-containing protein, with protein sequence MSIKDRREREKEKRRNDIFAAAEKLFLSRGYDDVSMNDIAQEVELSKATLYLYFDNKDELFFAIVLRGTRILNSMIREDVKKAKSGIDKVSAFRMAYHNFNRDYSDYIRIYNYFQSGRFEIAYKESFKDEKSFKSKKQYSDLSELQSASEYLNSIHEMRIERFTIMCNSVQDGIDDGTIRPDVDPAEAAVLLSSISKSMSDIPPDHRKILEKRGIDRDKFVRDVENLIRHMIMSYDPE